A genome region from Acipenser ruthenus chromosome 29, fAciRut3.2 maternal haplotype, whole genome shotgun sequence includes the following:
- the LOC117425890 gene encoding exportin-2 isoform X1, whose protein sequence is MRNEGGAPLGLDFEKEKGVELQSLITIHGSYLISNTCSTRCINMDLNAANLQTLTEFLRKTLDPDPAVRRPAEKFLESVEGNQNYPILLLTLLEKSQDNVIRVCAAVMFKNYIKRNWRIVEDEPNKICDIDRTAIKANIVNLMLSSPEQIQKQLSDAISIIGREDFPQKWPDLLTEMVNRFQSGDFHIINGVLRTAHSLFKRYRHEFKSNELWTEIKLVLDTFAQPLTELFKATIELCQTHANDVNALKILFSSLTLIAKLFYSLNFQDLPEFFEDNMETWMTNFHNLLTLDNKLLQTDDEEEAGLLELLKSQICDNAALYAQKYDEEFQPYLPRFVTDIWNLLVTTGQEVKYDLLVSNAIQFLASVCERPHYKHLFEDQNTLTSICEKVIVPNMEFRTADEEAFEDNSEEYIRRDLEGSDIDTRRRAACDLVRGLCKFFEGPVTAIFSGYVNSMLTEYAKSPGTNWKHKDAAIYLVTSLASKAQTQKHGITQANELVNLTEFFVSHILPDLKSANVNEFPVLKADAVKYVMIFRSQLPKEQLLVAIPLLIALLQAESIVAHTYAAHALERLFTMRGPNNTTLITAAEMAPFTEQLLLHLFKALSMPGSSENEYIMKAIMRSFSLLQESIVPYIPTLISQLTQKLLLVSKNPSKPHFNHYLFESLCLSVRITCKANPATVSSFEEALFPVFTEILQNDVQEFVPYVFQVMSLLLEMHTTSIPPSYMALFPHLLQPVLWERTGNIPPLVRLLQAYLQKGGTTIATTAADKIPGLLGVFQKLIASKANDHQGFYLLNSIIEHMPPDSINQYKKQVFILLFQRLQSSKTTKFIKSFLVFINLHTVKYGAIATQEIFDSIQPKMFGMVLEKIVIPEVQKVSGPVEKKICAVGITKILTECPSMMDTDYTKLWSPLLQALIGFFELPEDDSIPDDEHFIDIEDTPGYQTAFSQLAFAGKKEHDPIGDSVSNPKILLAQSLHKLSTACPGRVPSMLSTSLNAEALQYLQGYLQAAALQLV, encoded by the exons ATGCGTAATGAAGGCGGCGCGCCGTTGGGGCTGGATTTTGAAAAGGAGAAGGGGGTTGAATTGCAAAGCTTGATTACAATACACGGGAGTTATTTAATCAGCAATACTTGCAGTACAAG GTGTATAAACATGGATTTGAATGCTGCTAATTTGCAGACCCTCACGGAATTCCTGAGGAAGACTCTGGACCCAGATCCTGCAGTCAGACGACCAG CTGAGAAGTTCCTGGAGTCTGTGGAAGGCAATCAGAATTACCCCATACTGCTTCTAACGCTGCTTGAGAAATCACAGGACAATGTCATTAGAGTTTGCGCAGCAGTCATGTTCAAAAACTACATCAAAAGAAACTGGAGGATA GTGGAAGATGAACCGAACAAAATCTGTGATATTGACAGGACGGCTATTAAAGCTAACATCGTAAATTTGATGCTTAGTAGCCCAGAGCAGATTCAGAAACAG ttgagTGATGCTATTAGTATTATTGGGCGTGAAGATTTCCCTCAGAAGTGGCCAGATCTTCTTACTGAGATGGTAAACCGGTTTCAGAGTGGAGATTTTCACATCATTAATGGAGTGCTGCGGACGGCACATTCACTCTTTAAAAG ATATCGACATGAATTCAAATCAAATGAGTTATGGACAGAAATTAAACTTGTCCTGGATACCTTTGCGCAGCCATTGACAGAACTTTTCAAG gcAACTATTGAGCTTTGCCAGACCCATGCCAATGATGTAAATGCATTGAAGATTCTCTTCTCCTCGTTGACACTCATTGCTAAACTCTTCTACAGCTTGAACTTTCAG GACCTGCCTGAATTCTTTGAAGATAACATGGAAACATGGATGACAAACTTCCACAATTTACTCACCCTGGATAACAAACTGCTGCAGACTGAT GATGAGGAGGAGGCGGGCCTGCTGGAGCTGCTGAAATCCCAGATCTGTGACAACGCTGCCCTGTACGCTCAGAAATATGATGAGGAGTTCCAGCCCTACCTGCCTCGCTTCGTCACAGATATCTGGAACCTGCTGGTCACCACGGGGCAGGAGGTCAAGTACGACCTG CTGGTGAGCAATGCCATCCAGTTCCTGGCATCAGTCTGTGAGAGACCTCACTATAAACACCTGTTTGAAGATCAGAATACACTGACCAGCATCTGCGAGAAAGTCATTGTACCCAACATGGAGTTCAGAA CTGCTGATGAGGAGGCGTTTGAAGATAATTCCGAAGAGTACATCAGACGAGATTTGGAGGGTTCAG ATATTGACACAAGACGTAGAGCAGCCTGTGATCTTGTAAGAGGGCTTTGCAAGTTTTTCGAAGGTCCAGTGACTGCCATTTTCTCCGGCTACGTTAACTCCATGTTGACGGAGTATGCCAAGAGCCCGGGCACCAACTGGAAGCACAAAGATGCAGCCATCTACCTGGTCACCTCGCTCGCCTCCAAAGCACAGACTCAGAAG CATGGAATCACACAAGCCAATGAGTTGGTGAACCTCACAGAATTCTTTGTTAGTCACATACTGCCTGATCTGAAGTCTGCAAATG TGAATGAGTTTCCTGTGCTGAAGGCTGATGCTGTCAAGTACGTCATGATTTTTAGGAGTCAG CTTCCCAAAGAACAGCTCCTTGTGGCGATTCCTCTTCTAATTGCCCTGCTCCAGGCAGAAAGTATTGTAGCTCATACATACGCAGCCCATGCCTTGGAGAGGCTGTTCACAATGAGGGGGCCAAACAACACCACGCT AATCACAGCTGCAGAAATGGCCCCGTTCACTGAGCAGCTGCTGCTCCACCTTTTCAAAGCTCTGTCCATGCCGGGCTCTTCTGAAAACGAGTACATCATGAAAG CTATTATGAGAAGCTTCTCCCTCCTTCAGGAATCCATTGTTCCCTACATCCCTACCCTCATCAGCCAGCTAACACAGAAACTTCTTCTGGTCAGCAAG AACCCCAGCAAGCCGCACTTTAACCATTACCTGTTTGAGTCTCTGTGCCTGTCTGTGAGAATAACCTGCAAAGCCAACCCGGCAACTGTGAGCAGCTTTGAGGAGGCGCTGTTCCCCGTGTTCACAGAGATCCTGCAGAATGATGTGCAGG agttTGTTCCCTACGTCTTCCAAGTGATGTCCCTGCTGCTGGAGATGCACACCACCAGCATCCCTCCCTCCTACATGGCACTCTTCCCTCACCTCCTGCAGCCTGTTCTGTGGGAGCGCACAGGCAACATCCCCCCACTGGTCAGGCTGCTGCAGGCGTACCTACAGAAAGGGGGCACCACCATCGCCACTACAGCTGCTGACAAGATT cctGGCTTGCTGGGAGTGTTCCAGAAGCTGATTGCATCTAAAGCAAATGACCACCAAGGCTTCTATCTGCTCAACAGCATCATCGAGCACATGCCACC AGATTCTATCAACCAGTACAAGAAACAGGTCTTCATTCTGCTGTTCCAGAGACTGCAGAGTTCGAAAACCACAAAGTTCATCAAAA GTTTCCTGGTATTTATAAATCTCCACACTGTCAAATATGGAGCCATAGCAACACAAGAAATCTTTGACAGCATACAGCCCAA GATGTTTGGCATGGTGCTGGAGAAGATTGTTATCCCAGAGGTGCAGAAAGTATCGGGGCCAGTTGAAAAGAAGATCTGTGCTGTCGGGATTACTAAAATACTGACCGAATGCCCTTCCATGATGGATACAGATTATACTAAACTCTG GTCCCCCTTGCTGCAAGCTCTGATTGGCTTCTTTGAGCTTCCTGAAGATGACAGCATCCCTGATGATGAGCACTTCATTGATATTGAAGACACTCCTGGTTACCAGACTGCCTTCTCCCAGCTGGCCTTCGCCGGGAAGAAAGAACACGACCCCATCGGTGACTCTGTCAGCAATCCGAAGATCCTCCTGGCACAGTCGTTGCACAAACTGTCCACAGCATGCCCAGGAAGG GTACCATCCATGCTGAGCACCAGCTTGAATGCAGAAGCACTGCAGTATCTACAAGGTTACCTCCAAGCTGCAGCCCTACAGCTGGTCTAA
- the LOC117425890 gene encoding exportin-2 isoform X2: MDLNAANLQTLTEFLRKTLDPDPAVRRPAEKFLESVEGNQNYPILLLTLLEKSQDNVIRVCAAVMFKNYIKRNWRIVEDEPNKICDIDRTAIKANIVNLMLSSPEQIQKQLSDAISIIGREDFPQKWPDLLTEMVNRFQSGDFHIINGVLRTAHSLFKRYRHEFKSNELWTEIKLVLDTFAQPLTELFKATIELCQTHANDVNALKILFSSLTLIAKLFYSLNFQDLPEFFEDNMETWMTNFHNLLTLDNKLLQTDDEEEAGLLELLKSQICDNAALYAQKYDEEFQPYLPRFVTDIWNLLVTTGQEVKYDLLVSNAIQFLASVCERPHYKHLFEDQNTLTSICEKVIVPNMEFRTADEEAFEDNSEEYIRRDLEGSDIDTRRRAACDLVRGLCKFFEGPVTAIFSGYVNSMLTEYAKSPGTNWKHKDAAIYLVTSLASKAQTQKHGITQANELVNLTEFFVSHILPDLKSANVNEFPVLKADAVKYVMIFRSQLPKEQLLVAIPLLIALLQAESIVAHTYAAHALERLFTMRGPNNTTLITAAEMAPFTEQLLLHLFKALSMPGSSENEYIMKAIMRSFSLLQESIVPYIPTLISQLTQKLLLVSKNPSKPHFNHYLFESLCLSVRITCKANPATVSSFEEALFPVFTEILQNDVQEFVPYVFQVMSLLLEMHTTSIPPSYMALFPHLLQPVLWERTGNIPPLVRLLQAYLQKGGTTIATTAADKIPGLLGVFQKLIASKANDHQGFYLLNSIIEHMPPDSINQYKKQVFILLFQRLQSSKTTKFIKSFLVFINLHTVKYGAIATQEIFDSIQPKMFGMVLEKIVIPEVQKVSGPVEKKICAVGITKILTECPSMMDTDYTKLWSPLLQALIGFFELPEDDSIPDDEHFIDIEDTPGYQTAFSQLAFAGKKEHDPIGDSVSNPKILLAQSLHKLSTACPGRVPSMLSTSLNAEALQYLQGYLQAAALQLV, encoded by the exons ATGGATTTGAATGCTGCTAATTTGCAGACCCTCACGGAATTCCTGAGGAAGACTCTGGACCCAGATCCTGCAGTCAGACGACCAG CTGAGAAGTTCCTGGAGTCTGTGGAAGGCAATCAGAATTACCCCATACTGCTTCTAACGCTGCTTGAGAAATCACAGGACAATGTCATTAGAGTTTGCGCAGCAGTCATGTTCAAAAACTACATCAAAAGAAACTGGAGGATA GTGGAAGATGAACCGAACAAAATCTGTGATATTGACAGGACGGCTATTAAAGCTAACATCGTAAATTTGATGCTTAGTAGCCCAGAGCAGATTCAGAAACAG ttgagTGATGCTATTAGTATTATTGGGCGTGAAGATTTCCCTCAGAAGTGGCCAGATCTTCTTACTGAGATGGTAAACCGGTTTCAGAGTGGAGATTTTCACATCATTAATGGAGTGCTGCGGACGGCACATTCACTCTTTAAAAG ATATCGACATGAATTCAAATCAAATGAGTTATGGACAGAAATTAAACTTGTCCTGGATACCTTTGCGCAGCCATTGACAGAACTTTTCAAG gcAACTATTGAGCTTTGCCAGACCCATGCCAATGATGTAAATGCATTGAAGATTCTCTTCTCCTCGTTGACACTCATTGCTAAACTCTTCTACAGCTTGAACTTTCAG GACCTGCCTGAATTCTTTGAAGATAACATGGAAACATGGATGACAAACTTCCACAATTTACTCACCCTGGATAACAAACTGCTGCAGACTGAT GATGAGGAGGAGGCGGGCCTGCTGGAGCTGCTGAAATCCCAGATCTGTGACAACGCTGCCCTGTACGCTCAGAAATATGATGAGGAGTTCCAGCCCTACCTGCCTCGCTTCGTCACAGATATCTGGAACCTGCTGGTCACCACGGGGCAGGAGGTCAAGTACGACCTG CTGGTGAGCAATGCCATCCAGTTCCTGGCATCAGTCTGTGAGAGACCTCACTATAAACACCTGTTTGAAGATCAGAATACACTGACCAGCATCTGCGAGAAAGTCATTGTACCCAACATGGAGTTCAGAA CTGCTGATGAGGAGGCGTTTGAAGATAATTCCGAAGAGTACATCAGACGAGATTTGGAGGGTTCAG ATATTGACACAAGACGTAGAGCAGCCTGTGATCTTGTAAGAGGGCTTTGCAAGTTTTTCGAAGGTCCAGTGACTGCCATTTTCTCCGGCTACGTTAACTCCATGTTGACGGAGTATGCCAAGAGCCCGGGCACCAACTGGAAGCACAAAGATGCAGCCATCTACCTGGTCACCTCGCTCGCCTCCAAAGCACAGACTCAGAAG CATGGAATCACACAAGCCAATGAGTTGGTGAACCTCACAGAATTCTTTGTTAGTCACATACTGCCTGATCTGAAGTCTGCAAATG TGAATGAGTTTCCTGTGCTGAAGGCTGATGCTGTCAAGTACGTCATGATTTTTAGGAGTCAG CTTCCCAAAGAACAGCTCCTTGTGGCGATTCCTCTTCTAATTGCCCTGCTCCAGGCAGAAAGTATTGTAGCTCATACATACGCAGCCCATGCCTTGGAGAGGCTGTTCACAATGAGGGGGCCAAACAACACCACGCT AATCACAGCTGCAGAAATGGCCCCGTTCACTGAGCAGCTGCTGCTCCACCTTTTCAAAGCTCTGTCCATGCCGGGCTCTTCTGAAAACGAGTACATCATGAAAG CTATTATGAGAAGCTTCTCCCTCCTTCAGGAATCCATTGTTCCCTACATCCCTACCCTCATCAGCCAGCTAACACAGAAACTTCTTCTGGTCAGCAAG AACCCCAGCAAGCCGCACTTTAACCATTACCTGTTTGAGTCTCTGTGCCTGTCTGTGAGAATAACCTGCAAAGCCAACCCGGCAACTGTGAGCAGCTTTGAGGAGGCGCTGTTCCCCGTGTTCACAGAGATCCTGCAGAATGATGTGCAGG agttTGTTCCCTACGTCTTCCAAGTGATGTCCCTGCTGCTGGAGATGCACACCACCAGCATCCCTCCCTCCTACATGGCACTCTTCCCTCACCTCCTGCAGCCTGTTCTGTGGGAGCGCACAGGCAACATCCCCCCACTGGTCAGGCTGCTGCAGGCGTACCTACAGAAAGGGGGCACCACCATCGCCACTACAGCTGCTGACAAGATT cctGGCTTGCTGGGAGTGTTCCAGAAGCTGATTGCATCTAAAGCAAATGACCACCAAGGCTTCTATCTGCTCAACAGCATCATCGAGCACATGCCACC AGATTCTATCAACCAGTACAAGAAACAGGTCTTCATTCTGCTGTTCCAGAGACTGCAGAGTTCGAAAACCACAAAGTTCATCAAAA GTTTCCTGGTATTTATAAATCTCCACACTGTCAAATATGGAGCCATAGCAACACAAGAAATCTTTGACAGCATACAGCCCAA GATGTTTGGCATGGTGCTGGAGAAGATTGTTATCCCAGAGGTGCAGAAAGTATCGGGGCCAGTTGAAAAGAAGATCTGTGCTGTCGGGATTACTAAAATACTGACCGAATGCCCTTCCATGATGGATACAGATTATACTAAACTCTG GTCCCCCTTGCTGCAAGCTCTGATTGGCTTCTTTGAGCTTCCTGAAGATGACAGCATCCCTGATGATGAGCACTTCATTGATATTGAAGACACTCCTGGTTACCAGACTGCCTTCTCCCAGCTGGCCTTCGCCGGGAAGAAAGAACACGACCCCATCGGTGACTCTGTCAGCAATCCGAAGATCCTCCTGGCACAGTCGTTGCACAAACTGTCCACAGCATGCCCAGGAAGG GTACCATCCATGCTGAGCACCAGCTTGAATGCAGAAGCACTGCAGTATCTACAAGGTTACCTCCAAGCTGCAGCCCTACAGCTGGTCTAA